A window of the Salvelinus fontinalis isolate EN_2023a chromosome 14, ASM2944872v1, whole genome shotgun sequence genome harbors these coding sequences:
- the LOC129869631 gene encoding ubiquitin carboxyl-terminal hydrolase 46-like produces MTVRNIASICNMGTNASALEKDIGPEQFPINEHYFGLVNFGNTCYCNSVLQALYFCRPFRENVLAYKAQQKKKENLLTCLADLFHSITTQKKKVGVIPPKKFISRLRKENDLFDNYMQQDAHEFLNYLLNTVADILLEEKKLNTVADILLEEKKQEKQNGRLKNNGTAITTETELENKTTEPTWVHDIFQGTLTNETRCLNCETVSSKDEDFLDLSVDVEQNTSITHCLRDFSNTETLCSEYKYYCEACCSKQEAQKRMRVKKLPMILALHLKRFKYMEQLHRYTKLSYRVVFPLELRLFNTSGDSVNLDRMYDLVAVVVHCGSGPNRGHYITIVKSHGFWLLFDDDIVEKIDAQAIEEFYGLTSDISKNSESGYILFYQSRE; encoded by the exons ATGACTGTCAGAAATATCGCCTCCATTTGTAATATG GGCACAAATGCCTCTGCTCTGGAGAAAGACATTGGTCCGGAGCAGTTCCCAATCAACGAACACTACTTTGGATTGGTCAAC TTTGGGAACACTTGTTACTGTAACTCGGTGCTTCAGGCCCTGTACTTCTGCCGGCCTTTCCGGGAGAACGTGCTGGCCTACAAGGCCCagcagaagaagaaggagaacctGCTCACGTGTCTGGCAGACCTCTTCCACAGCATCACCACCCAGAAGAAAAAGGTGGGAGTCATCCCGCCCAAGAAGTTCATCTCACGCCTGCGCAAGGAGAATG ACCTGTTTGATAACTACATGCAGCAGGACGCCCATGAGTTCCTCAACTACCTGCTGAACACAGTGGCAGACATCCTGCTGGAGGAGAAGAAGCTGAACACAGTGGCAGACATCCTGCTGGAGGAGAAGAAGCAGGAGAAGCAGAACGGACGCCTCAAGAACAACGGAACGGCCATCACCACGGAGACCGAGCTTGAGAACAAGACCACGGAGCCCACCTGGGTGCATGACATCTTCCAGGGCACGTTGACCAATGAGACGCGCTGCCTCAACTGTGAGACG GTCAGCAGCAAAGATGAGGACTTTCTGGATCTTTCTGTGGACGTAGAGCAGAATACATCAATAACACACTGTCTCAG GGACTTCAGTAACACAGAGACCTTGTGCAGTGAATACAAATACTACTGTGAGGCATGCTGCAGCAAGCAGGAGGCCCAGAAACG GATGCGTGTGAAGAAGCTGCCTATGATCCTGGCCCTGCACCTGAAGCGATTTAAGTACATGGAGCAGCTGCACCGATACACCAAACTGTCCTATCGCGTTGTCTTCCCTCTGGAACTACGCCTCTTCAACACCTCTGGAGACTCTGTCAACCTCGACCGCATGTACGATCTGGTCGCTGTGGTCGTCCACTGTGGCAg TGGACCCAACAgaggacactacatcaccatagtgAAGAGTCATGGCTTCTGGCTGCTGTTTGATGATGACATCgtggag AAAATCGATGCCCAGGCCATCGAAGAGTTCTATGGGTTGACGTCAGACATCTCCAAGAACTCAGAGTCTGGATACATCCTCTTCTATCAGTCCAGGGAGTAA